GCCTTTATTACCGGCTTCCATAACTCCGGGGCCGCCTCCGGTTACAATCATGTAACCCTTGGCTGTCAGCTTCCTTGTAAATTCCTCAGCCATCTTATATTCAGCCGATCTCTTAAGCGATCTCGCCGACCCGAAGATTATAACCTTTTTAACATCTCTATAAGGAGAGAATATCTTGAAAGAATAACGCAATTCTTTCAGCGCGTTATTCACCAGCTTCAGATCGCCTCTATCGCCGCATTCTTTTCCAAGCTTTACGGCGGTAGTGAGTATTTCACGCAATATCCGCTCTGTCCCGGCAGAACCCGACCTCTTCGCAAGCTCATCTATTAAGCCGTCTATCGCGCTGTCCCCGATCTCGTATTCTTTATGCGTGTTTTTCATCGTTTTCCTGCGGGTGGCTGTATTTTAGGTTATTCTAGCAGACAATCGCATGTAAGACAATTGCATTATTTCAGCGCAGTCAGTAAACCTAATCCTTGTTATGTGAGCACTAGTCTCTACATAAAATTTACGGGGCCTGCCACTCCTTCGCCTTTTGTTCAAAAGGGCTCGTATGGGTTTATCCCGCCATCTGTTTAGCTCGGGGCGGGATCCCGCCTCAAGTCTCACTCCGGGCGGGACAATCTATCACGAGTATATTCTATGCGCGTATCTATGTATCCCGAACTATAGTCTTTAACATTCGGGCACCCCATCCGTTCCTGCCACCTGTAAGCATAAAGGCAGGAACGGGTTTACAATCTGTAGTCGTAGGGGAGGTTTAAACCTCCCCTACGACATAAGCGCGTATCTATGTGCGCCGAACTACACTCTTCTGTATTCGGGACACCCCATCCCTGCCCGCCTGACTTAGTTTGCTGCGATCAGGCGGGCATACTTCGCCCTTATCATAAAAAGTCTCAAGCCGCGTCACCCGAAAAATTTCCAGATAGAATAAGGCTGAATAACCTAAGCCGACGTTATGATGAGCACTGAAAATATGGGTAATTTGGAAAGCGTCTCTACTATATATAATCTATATTCTTCGAGCGAGGCCGAAGGCCGAGTCGAGAAGTTCCACGAAAGATGCAGAAAGTTCTCGACTCGCCAGACTTAGATCACAGCTCACTCGAACAATAAAGGGAATCCCGCCCGGAGTAAACCAGGGGGCGGGACCCCACCCCGTGCTATACTCCGGGCGGGGAAATTTCGCCCTACTTGTTCCTGAGCGCCGCCTTGATAAAATCCCTAAATAGCGGATGCGATTTATCCGGCTTTGATTTGAATTCGGGGTGGAACTGGCATGCCACGAACCACGGATGGCCGCGCAGTTCTATTATCTCGACGAGGCCCTTCTTTGGATAGATGCCGCTGAATGTCATTCCCTTCTTTTCTAAAGACAGCCTGTATTTATTATTAAATTCGTATCTGTGCCTGTGCCTTTCACATACCTTGCTCTTCCTGTACGCGTCATGCGCCTTCGTCCCTTTCTTAAGCGCGCATTCCGAAGCGCCCAGGCGCATCGTAGCGCCCATAGCCTTGACATGTTTCTGCTCTTCGAGAAGGCTTATTACGGGGAATCTTGTCTTTCTTTCAAATTCAGTCGAATTAGCGCCTCTCATCCCGCAGACGTGCCTGGCAAATTCTATTATCGCCGTCTGCATGCCTAAACATATCCCGAGATACGGTATCCTGTTCTCGCGCGCATACTGGATGGCCATTACCTTTCCTTCGATGCCGCGGTTGCCGAAACCGCCGGGAACGAGTATCCCGCCCACGCCTTCCAGATGGGCATGCGCCCCGTCTTTCTCTATGTCCTCGGAATCGACCTTCCTTATTACCAGTTTCGCGTCATTCTCTATCGCGCCGTGGACCAGCGCTTCATATATGGATTTGTAGGCGTCCTGCAGAGTCATATATTTACCGACTACCGCTATCTTGACCTCTTTCGAAGGGAATTTAACGCGTTTTATTATTGAATTTTCCCATCCGGATATATCGCCGTCCTGGCACTTCAGGTTCAAGAGGCGCACTATAAGTTTGTCGAGTCCCTCTCTCTTAAGGCATATTGGAACCTCGTATATGCTTTCTACGTCTACCGCCTGCACCACACCTTCTACATCTACGTTGCAAAAGAGCGCGATCTTCGCCTTTGTCTCGGCCGTAAGATATTTTTCGGTCCTGCATACTATGATGTCGGGTATTATGCCTATTTCGCGGAGCGTTCCCACGCTGTGTTGGGTAGGTTTGGTCTTGATCTCTCCGGCGGATTTTATATATGGGACAAGGGTCACGTGGACGTTTATGGCGTAGTCCCTGCCCACTTCAAGGCGCAGCTGCCTTATAGCCTCAAGGAACGGCAGGCTCTCTATGTCTCCGACGGTCCCGCCTATTTCCACGATAACGACGTCCACCCTTTTATCCTCCGCTACTTTTTTAATGCTGTCTTTTATCTCGTCCGTGATGTGCGGGATTATCTGTACGGTAGAGCCCAGGTAATCGCCCCGGCGCTCTTTTGTTATTACGGAATAGTATATCTTACCGGTCGTGATGTTATTGTCCCGCGTGAGGTGAGCGTTCGTGAACCGCTCGTAATGGCCGAGGTCGAGATCGGTCTCGGCGCCGTCGTCGAGGACATAGACCTCTCCGTGCTGATATGGATTCATAGTGCCCGGATCGACATTTATATAAGGATCGCATTTTATCAGAGTGACCTTCAGCCCTTTGGACTCCAGTAATTTGCCGATAGACGACGAGGTTATCCCTTTCCCGAGACTTGAAACGACGCCGCCGGTCACGAATATATATTTTGCCATTTCTATACCCTTTCCTTTCCGGCTTCAGGCTTTTCTTTCTTCCCAGCCGAAAAACATACTATCCTCTGCGACACGACATCAGACATTATTTTTAATTCCCTGGCGCCCACGTCATACACGCTCACGATATCTTTAAACCTTGGAGATTGGGGCGCCATCTTCAGGAACAGGTCTTTTGACTTTGAGAGCCATCCGCGGTTAAAGACAACCTCTTTCTTTTCGGGAAATAGCGCTACGTAGAATATATTCGTCTCCACAAGGTCCTGGAAGAAATGAGTGCCGAATGAAAGTTCCGGCATGAGATTACCGGCGGTAAATGCCATCTCCGCCAGTATGGCGACATTGTTTATCTCGGCGAATTTCACCGGTATCCCGAGAGACGGCGTAGTCGAGCCCCATCGTCCGGGCCCTATCAGGATGACAGGCATCCTTTCCCTGTTATCGATCTCTCTATTCAACGCGCCGATGAGCCGCGCAACCTCATATTTATCCGATTGCGTAAGGGCGGAATAACCTTGCGGATCGACGTAAATAACCCTTCCGATCTCCTGGGATATGTTGCCTCCCAGAAAATATCCGCGTGATTCAAAGAGCGTCTCTTCTTTTCCGGCGTGGTCCGGGATAGCCACTTTCCTGCCCAGCCCGCGCGTTTGAAGCGGCCTGCACTGAAGAAGATTTATCTTGAACTTGTTCCCTTCGGTGAAATTTACCGTAAATTCTATCTCGACGGGATAATCATAGTCCTGCTCGAGGATCTTCAGCATCTTCTTAAAATGCTCTACCAGGGAATTGTCGCGCAGCGCATTATCAAGCGTCAATATCCAGTATCTTTTACCTTCCGGCGCATTATCGCCCATGATGAGCTTAGCCTCATCGTCTTCGGCGGCCACGCGGCGCGTGTGGGCGTAAGATATCCCGCTTATCAGGTCTTCGAAGGGGACCGTCTTCCACGTATTATCTTTTACGTCTATCAAGTCCACATCGTGCTGGGAGAACTTTCTCAGGTCGTCCCTCTCCGAATACGGCCTCCTGAACGGATCGTCGAGGGCGACCATCCTGGGATAATCGCCTTCGACGCGGTTCACAGCCCTGGTGCCGAGGCCGAATACGAGCCTCAGCATTCCCGCTTCCGGGTTCATCTTATCGCTCCATACATAAGTGTTATGGGACACGCCTACTCCGGCCAGGTCAGGGAAGAAATAGTTCTTGTGATGGGCGCCGGAAACGCGCTGCACCAGGAGCGCCATCTGCTCATCCATCTTATCCAACCCTCTCTGCTTCCTGTACACAAGCGCGTCTTCGTTCATGGTGCTTGCGTATATCCTTTTGACGGCTTCCGCGAACTGGATATACCTCTGTTCCGGGCTTCCCTGGTTGGCCAGGAATATGCTCTCGTATTTCCCGGCGAACGCGTTGCCAAAACCGTCTTCGAGAAGCGAACTCGAACGTATTATGATAGGCGACGAGCCGAAATATTCTATGATCTGCTGGAAATGTTCCATTATCTCTTCCGAGAATACGCCGTAGAGCATCTTCTCTTTCAATATCTTCGCTATCGGAAAATATCCCTCTTCGGTCTTCTGCTGCATCCTGAGCTTCCACCAGCGGTTCTCGACTATGTAAGAATAGAATATGTCCGAACCTATATAGAACGAGTCGTGCGGCTCGGAAACGGTCCGCCAATCCGACCATTTCTCGGACAATATCTTCCTCGCGAGCAGCATACCCACGCTCTTTCCGCCTATGAATCCCGTCCCGATCAGCCTGGACTTTATCTCTATCAGTTCCTCAAGCGTGAAATTCTGCGTCGCGAGCGAAAGGACCTTCTTGTTCTTCGTTATCATTATCCCGCAGAGCTTCTTTATCATTTCCTTCGCTTTGTTCTTCAATGCGCCCGGTCCCGCCAGTTCCTCCGCTTCCATGAAAAGGCGGTCCCAGTAATCGAGATTCCTCTTTGCGCTCTCGGCCCCCTTTTCGCGGATGTACGAGAGTATCTTCACCGCGTTGACGCTGTCCGTGATCGGGATGAACCTCTCCCCTTTCTTCTGGTGAGGGAGGAACATCGTCGGCGAATATCTGTTCCATACCTTTAACGGATGTATATACAGGCTGCCCTCGCAATGGTATACGTCCATGAGTAATTGCGTCGTCTCGCGAATGCGGGCTATCGATTTGAAAGAATGATTGTTCCTCAGTATCGAGAAATATGTGAAGGTCTTGAGCTCGTAGAGGTAAGGGCATGTGACCATGAAAAAATTCCCGACCATAAGGTCGGTTGCCCATGCCGAGCGGAGCTCCGACAGGCAGTCGAAGACATAATAGGCGCCGTCGCCTTCCTGCGAGATGATATTATTCACTTTTGTCGTAAACGATTCGAATCCCGCGTCGGCGTTAAGCTCATACCGCTTTACGCGCTTCGAGCTTTTCAGGAGCTCCTTGTGCGAGGCAAACCTCAAATATATTACCCTCTTGCCGCCTTTGAGAGCCTCATCCACAAAAGGCTTCACGAGGTCGATATAATCCTTTATGTCGTCTATCTGCCAGACGACATTATCCCCGACCCTGAGGCCGGTTATCACATTATCCAAACCTTTTATTCCCGTGCTTATCATATCGGTATCCTTTTATCCCGCCCGCCAGTCAGCCGTGGGCGGGATTTCAAATCAGCGGCAAGTCGCTGCCGCCCATTAAAAATTTATCCACGCAATAGGCCGCCCGGCGGCCTTCTGAAACAGCCCATACTACCAGAGACTGGCCGCGCCTCATGTCACCCGCGGAAAATACTTTTTTGACTGATGTCATATAATCGGCATCCGTCTTCACGTTTCCGCGCTCGTCAAATTTAACGCCGAGTTCCGCCAGAAGCCCGGAATGCTCGGGATGCAAAAATCCTACGGCAACGATGACCATATCCGCGTCTATCTCGAATTCGCTCCCCGGAACCTCTTTCATTACAGGGCAGGAATTTCCCTCAATCTTTGAAAATTCCACCTTTACGCATGAAAGCTTCTTCACGCGCCCCTTTTCCCCTATAAAACGTTTCGTGAGGATAGCCCAATGGCGCCGGGCTCCTTCTTCATGGCTCGACGTCGTCTTCAAGAGAAGCGGATATCTCGGCCATGGATAGTCGCTCGTGCGGCATTCCGGCGGTTTAGGCATGACCTCTATCTGGACAACGCATGCCGCGCCCTGCCTGTTCGCGGTCCCTACGCAGTCTGAGCCCGTATCGCCTCCCCCTACAACGACCACCGACTTACCTTTCGCGTCTACCTTCCGCCCCTGCGGCGCTTTTTCGCCCGCGGCCCTCTTATTGGCCTGGCTGAGGTAATCCATCGCAAAATATACGCCTTTCAGGTCCCTGCCGTCGATCTTAAGATCTCGAGGATCCCGCGACCCGCCGGCCAGGACAACAGCGTCGAAATCCTTTAAAAGTTTTCCGGCAGGATAGTCCTTCCCCACATTAACGCCCGTCTTAAATACTATGCCTTCTTTTTTCCAGATATCCACTCGCCGGTCTATGGCCTTTTTTTCCAGCTTGAAATCCGGGATCCCGTAGCGCAATATCCCGCCGGGCTTATCGTCGCGCTCAAAGACAGTAACGTTGTGCCCCGCCTTGTTAAGCTGCGCCGCGCAGGACAATCCTGCGGGGCCTGAACCGACAACGGCTGCCTTCTTGCCGGTCCGGGCCTTTGCGCGGTTCGCTTTGATGATGTTATTCTTAAAACCATATTCCACGAGCGCAAGCTCGTTCTCCCGTATCGTTACGGCATCGTCGTTCAGCCCGAGCACGCACGCGTATTCACATAGAGCCGGACAGACCCTTCCCGTTATCTCCGGCAGGTTGTTCGTCGATTCCAAGAGCACGAGAGCCGCTTCCCACCTGCCGCTATACATATGGTCGTTCCATTCCGGGATGTAATTTCCTATCGGGCATCCCCAATGGCAAAACGGCGTCGCGCAGTCCATACAGCGCGAGGCCTGTTCCTCGGACTGCTTCTCGCTCCTTGGCTTAGCGACGGGAGCGAAATCGCGGACGCGTTCGCATACCGGCCTGTATTGGGAGAGCTGTCTTGCGGCCTTTAGGAATCCTTTCGGGTCACCCATCTAATGACTCCTTGAGATCCAGCTTCTCTTCTATCTTCACGCCTTCCAGGATGCGCTTATATTCAAGAGGTATGACCTTTACGAATTTCTTCAACTCTGCATGCAGATTATCGATCACCTGTTTTGCCTTCGCGCTCCTTGTATATTTCAGGTGGTTATGGAGCAGATTATATATCGTATCCCTATCGGGCTCTTTGACGCTCTCGAGGGCGACCATATCCATATTGCACCTGTCCTTGAACGCGCCATCCTCGTCATATACGTATGCGATGCCGCCCGACATGCCGGCCCCGAAGTTCCTTCCGGTCGTCCCGAGTATGACCACTCTTCCGCCTGTCATATATTCGCACGCGTGGTCGCCGACGCCTTCCACAACGGCCAGGAGCCCTGAGTTCCTTATACAGAACCGCTCTCCCGCCACGCCGCATATATACGCTTCACCCGATATGGCGCCGTAAAAAGTGGTATTGCCGATGATCATGTTCTCATCGGGCTTATATTTTGCCGCCGAGAACTGGTATATTATTATCTTCCCGCCGGATATGCCCTTACCTACATAATCATTCGCCATCCCTTCCAGTTCAAATGTTATGCCTTTCGCGAGGAAAGCGCCGAAGCTCTGTCCGGCAATACCTTCGAATCTGCATCTTATCGTATCTTCCAGGAGAACTCCGTCCCCGCACCTTCTCATCACCTCGCCGCTCAACATCGCGCCTGTCGTCCTGTTCGTATTGTTTATCTTTAGCGATACCCTGACGGGCGTCTTCTTATCAAGCGCGCCGGCGCACATCTTTATGAGCTCCCTGTCGAGGACGAAATCGAGCCCGCTCTCCTGCTTGGAGGCGCAATATCTAACGGCATCGCCGCCTATTTCAGGCTTATAAAGGATCTTCGAGTAGTCCACGGCCTTAGCCTTCGAGGGGATGATCTCTTCATTCACTTCCAACAGGTCCGATCTCCCTATCATCTCATCTACGGTCCTGATGCCGAGGCTCGCCATGATCTGTCTCAGCTCTTCGGCCACAAAACGGAAATAGTTTACGATATATTCAGGTCTTCCGCTGAAACGCTTTTGCAAAATATCATCCTGCGTAGCCACTCCGACGGAGCAGTTATTCAAATGGCAATGCCTTAACATGACGCATCCGCTCACTATAAGCACTGCCGTGCAAAAGCCATATTCTTCGGCTCCCAAGAGCGCCGCTATCGCGACGTCGCGGCCGGTGCGCATCTGCCCGTCTGTCTGAAGCCTGACCCTTGTGCGCAGGCCGTTCAACAACAGAGTCTGGTGCGTCTCTGAAAGACCAAGCTCCCACGGAAGACCGGCGTATCTGATCGAGCTCCTTGGGGACGCTCCTGTGCCGCCGTCCCCGCCCGAAATAAGTATCATGTCGGCGTGGCCTTTTGCTACGCCCGCGGCCACAGTGCCTACGCCTGTCTCGGATACCAGTTTTACGCTGACGCGGGCATATGGATTTACGTTCTTAAGGTCGAATATAAGCTGCGCCAGGTCTTCTATGGAATAAATATCGTGATGCGGCGGAGGCGATATCAGAGTGACGCCGGGCGTCGTGTATCTGGTGCGCGCGATTATCTCGCTTACCTTATGGCCGGGCAGCTGGCCTCCCTCGCCGGGTTTGGCGCCCTGCGCTATCTTTATCTGTATCTCGTCGGCGTTGACAAGGTAGTTCGCGGTAACGCCGAATCTTCCCGAAGCGACCTGCTTTATGGCGCTCCTCCTGGAATCCCCGTTCGGCAGGGTTATGAACCTGTTCGGGTCTTCGCCGCCTTCGCCTGTATTGGATTTCCCGCCGATCCTGTTCATGGCGATGGCTATCGTCTCATGGGCAGGCCTCGAGATGGAACCAAAGCTCATAGCTCC
The sequence above is a segment of the Candidatus Omnitrophota bacterium genome. Coding sequences within it:
- a CDS encoding CTP synthase: MAKYIFVTGGVVSSLGKGITSSSIGKLLESKGLKVTLIKCDPYINVDPGTMNPYQHGEVYVLDDGAETDLDLGHYERFTNAHLTRDNNITTGKIYYSVITKERRGDYLGSTVQIIPHITDEIKDSIKKVAEDKRVDVVIVEIGGTVGDIESLPFLEAIRQLRLEVGRDYAINVHVTLVPYIKSAGEIKTKPTQHSVGTLREIGIIPDIIVCRTEKYLTAETKAKIALFCNVDVEGVVQAVDVESIYEVPICLKREGLDKLIVRLLNLKCQDGDISGWENSIIKRVKFPSKEVKIAVVGKYMTLQDAYKSIYEALVHGAIENDAKLVIRKVDSEDIEKDGAHAHLEGVGGILVPGGFGNRGIEGKVMAIQYARENRIPYLGICLGMQTAIIEFARHVCGMRGANSTEFERKTRFPVISLLEEQKHVKAMGATMRLGASECALKKGTKAHDAYRKSKVCERHRHRYEFNNKYRLSLEKKGMTFSGIYPKKGLVEIIELRGHPWFVACQFHPEFKSKPDKSHPLFRDFIKAALRNK
- a CDS encoding glutamate synthase subunit beta, with translation MGDPKGFLKAARQLSQYRPVCERVRDFAPVAKPRSEKQSEEQASRCMDCATPFCHWGCPIGNYIPEWNDHMYSGRWEAALVLLESTNNLPEITGRVCPALCEYACVLGLNDDAVTIRENELALVEYGFKNNIIKANRAKARTGKKAAVVGSGPAGLSCAAQLNKAGHNVTVFERDDKPGGILRYGIPDFKLEKKAIDRRVDIWKKEGIVFKTGVNVGKDYPAGKLLKDFDAVVLAGGSRDPRDLKIDGRDLKGVYFAMDYLSQANKRAAGEKAPQGRKVDAKGKSVVVVGGGDTGSDCVGTANRQGAACVVQIEVMPKPPECRTSDYPWPRYPLLLKTTSSHEEGARRHWAILTKRFIGEKGRVKKLSCVKVEFSKIEGNSCPVMKEVPGSEFEIDADMVIVAVGFLHPEHSGLLAELGVKFDERGNVKTDADYMTSVKKVFSAGDMRRGQSLVVWAVSEGRRAAYCVDKFLMGGSDLPLI
- a CDS encoding PEP/pyruvate-binding domain-containing protein, yielding MISTGIKGLDNVITGLRVGDNVVWQIDDIKDYIDLVKPFVDEALKGGKRVIYLRFASHKELLKSSKRVKRYELNADAGFESFTTKVNNIISQEGDGAYYVFDCLSELRSAWATDLMVGNFFMVTCPYLYELKTFTYFSILRNNHSFKSIARIRETTQLLMDVYHCEGSLYIHPLKVWNRYSPTMFLPHQKKGERFIPITDSVNAVKILSYIREKGAESAKRNLDYWDRLFMEAEELAGPGALKNKAKEMIKKLCGIMITKNKKVLSLATQNFTLEELIEIKSRLIGTGFIGGKSVGMLLARKILSEKWSDWRTVSEPHDSFYIGSDIFYSYIVENRWWKLRMQQKTEEGYFPIAKILKEKMLYGVFSEEIMEHFQQIIEYFGSSPIIIRSSSLLEDGFGNAFAGKYESIFLANQGSPEQRYIQFAEAVKRIYASTMNEDALVYRKQRGLDKMDEQMALLVQRVSGAHHKNYFFPDLAGVGVSHNTYVWSDKMNPEAGMLRLVFGLGTRAVNRVEGDYPRMVALDDPFRRPYSERDDLRKFSQHDVDLIDVKDNTWKTVPFEDLISGISYAHTRRVAAEDDEAKLIMGDNAPEGKRYWILTLDNALRDNSLVEHFKKMLKILEQDYDYPVEIEFTVNFTEGNKFKINLLQCRPLQTRGLGRKVAIPDHAGKEETLFESRGYFLGGNISQEIGRVIYVDPQGYSALTQSDKYEVARLIGALNREIDNRERMPVILIGPGRWGSTTPSLGIPVKFAEINNVAILAEMAFTAGNLMPELSFGTHFFQDLVETNIFYVALFPEKKEVVFNRGWLSKSKDLFLKMAPQSPRFKDIVSVYDVGARELKIMSDVVSQRIVCFSAGKKEKPEAGKERV